A single Anatilimnocola floriformis DNA region contains:
- a CDS encoding class I SAM-dependent methyltransferase — MSTAQADFQNKQSFAYRARRARLAHLMAVIDGAEKSAAKPLRILDVGGTDTFWKMMDLADRDDLDFTVINIYPAQEPDERFRWIVGDARDLSQFGDGEFDLAFSNSVIEHVGGAADQLRMANEIRRVGVRYFVQTPNRYFPIEPHFLFPGFQFLPERTKVFLLKRFQLGWFPKAKTDEEAIGYAREIQLLNRREFAGMFPDAKLIDERVAGLVKSFMAVRDK; from the coding sequence ATGTCTACTGCTCAAGCTGATTTTCAGAATAAACAGTCCTTTGCTTATCGGGCTCGCCGAGCGCGACTGGCGCACTTGATGGCAGTGATCGATGGCGCTGAAAAGAGCGCCGCCAAGCCGCTGCGGATTCTGGATGTCGGCGGCACCGATACGTTTTGGAAGATGATGGACCTGGCCGACCGCGACGACCTCGACTTCACGGTCATCAACATCTATCCGGCTCAAGAGCCCGACGAGCGGTTTCGCTGGATCGTGGGCGATGCTCGCGATCTGTCGCAGTTCGGCGATGGTGAGTTCGATCTGGCGTTTTCGAACAGCGTGATCGAACACGTCGGCGGCGCTGCCGATCAGCTGCGGATGGCGAACGAAATTCGCCGCGTGGGCGTGCGCTATTTCGTGCAGACGCCGAATCGGTACTTCCCGATCGAGCCCCACTTCCTGTTCCCCGGGTTTCAGTTTTTGCCGGAACGGACGAAGGTGTTTCTGCTGAAGCGCTTTCAGCTCGGTTGGTTTCCGAAGGCCAAGACCGATGAAGAAGCCATCGGTTACGCTCGCGAGATTCAACTGCTCAATCGCCGCGAGTTTGCCGGGATGTTTCCCGATGCGAAGCTCATTGATGAGCGAGTTGCCGGCCTGGTGAAGAGCTTTATGGCCGTGCGAGATAAGTAA
- a CDS encoding cob(I)yrinic acid a,c-diamide adenosyltransferase, giving the protein MKIYTKTGDTGETGLFAGPRVRKDNPRIEAYGEVDELNAVLGLARCEPLPPAIEQTLAAVQNELFAVGAELATPDPVKMGTAWISGTHVAALEQAIDELETHLPPLRQFILPAGNRGACTIHIARGVCRRAERRLVTLANEPNIEISELLIRYLNRLSDYLFVAARATNVLAGEKEIPWQKP; this is encoded by the coding sequence ATGAAAATATATACCAAGACCGGCGACACCGGTGAAACAGGCCTCTTCGCCGGCCCCCGCGTCCGCAAGGACAATCCGCGGATCGAAGCCTACGGCGAGGTCGACGAACTGAACGCCGTACTCGGTTTGGCGCGCTGCGAACCGCTCCCGCCCGCCATCGAGCAAACCCTGGCCGCCGTGCAAAACGAACTCTTCGCCGTCGGCGCCGAGCTCGCCACTCCCGATCCGGTGAAAATGGGCACGGCTTGGATCTCGGGAACGCACGTCGCCGCGCTCGAGCAAGCCATTGATGAACTCGAAACGCACTTGCCGCCGCTCCGGCAGTTCATTTTGCCAGCAGGCAACCGCGGCGCTTGCACCATCCACATTGCTCGCGGAGTCTGCCGCCGCGCCGAACGCCGCTTGGTCACGCTCGCCAACGAACCGAACATCGAGATTTCGGAATTGCTGATCCGCTATCTCAACCGGCTCAGCGATTACCTCTTCGTGGCCGCTCGCGCGACAAACGTGCTGGCCGGAGAGAAAGAGATTCCGTGGCAGAAACCGTGA